The genomic stretch CATGGCGATGTACTTGCGGTACAGCTCCGAGGCGCGCTCGGGCGCGTCCTTCACCTTGTGAAGGATGATGGCGCGGTTGAGGTGAACCGCCGCCAGCTCGGGGTCGAGCTTCTCCGCCTCGTCGTACTCCTGCATGGCCTTGTCGAACTGGCCCATGCCCTTGTAGGCGACGCCCAGGCCCAGGTGCGCGGCGGCGTTCTTCCCGTCCGCCTGGAGAATGCGGCGCAGGTGCTGCTCGGCCGCCGGGAAGTTCTCCGCGGACAGGGCCAGCTGCGCCAGCTCCACGTGCGACGGCACGTAGTCCTCGCGAACCTCCAGCGCCTTCTTGAAGGACAGGCGCGCGTCGTCCACGTCCCCTTCCTGCAGGAGGATGAGGCCCACGGCGTGGTGGAGCTCCGGATCCGCCGCGTCCAGCTTCACGCCGCGCAGGGCCACCAGCTTCGCCATGGCGAGCTGCTTGCGGTCCAGGTAGCTGCGGATCATCACCTTCAGCGCGGTGGTGGACTGCGGGTCGCGCATCAGCGCGGCGCGCGTCAGGTCCATGGCCTTGGTGTGGTCCCCCTGCTGCCGGTAGATCTCCGCCAGCCGCGCGCGGGACTGCGCGTCATCCGGGTAGCGCTGGAGCACCTCCTGGTACAGCGCAACCGCGCCAGCGACGTTGCCCGCGTTCTGCTCCATCACGGCCAGGTTCTCCGAGGCCTGCCGCAGCGAGGGCTTCTTCGTGAGCGCTGTCTTGTAGTGGTTGCGCGCCTCGGTCAGCTTGCCCTGACGCTCGGCGAGCACACCCAGGTTGTAGTCGGCCTCGGCGAGGTTGCCGTCCGCCTCCAGCGCGGACTGGAACTTCCGCTCCAGCGACGGGTAGTCGATG from Myxococcus xanthus encodes the following:
- the gltE gene encoding adventurous gliding motility TPR repeat lipoprotein GltE; translated protein: MNRTTRTMRLFPLLAAVSLAAAGCTSSKATGPATGKTADPNAGKAEALQPISNTAKARFEDALKAFDTQKKAKAIDYPSLERKFQSALEADGNLAEADYNLGVLAERQGKLTEARNHYKTALTKKPSLRQASENLAVMEQNAGNVAGAVALYQEVLQRYPDDAQSRARLAEIYRQQGDHTKAMDLTRAALMRDPQSTTALKVMIRSYLDRKQLAMAKLVALRGVKLDAADPELHHAVGLILLQEGDVDDARLSFKKALEVREDYVPSHVELAQLALSAENFPAAEQHLRRILQADGKNAAAHLGLGVAYKGMGQFDKAMQEYDEAEKLDPELAAVHLNRAIILHKVKDAPERASELYRKYIAMAGGEVALPAEAPVYALLREVEVVVNAKREAKFAEEQAKQMEELQKQQQAQMQAAEKAAGKANPPATAATPASGTGAAPQVAPGSGNTPPAPTPANGNSDQKNAGSAEPGEPEDDLL